A single region of the Actinoplanes sp. SE50/110 genome encodes:
- a CDS encoding DUF3866 family protein gives MVRWRSGTVSSVRRRWRGAIELDVLCDGGGVRALAYPELVGSPEPGDRVLLNVGALVMGLGTGGYALVVALPDRLPADPADDGTTRDAGHLVKARYTPLQPILLGVDEEASPHRAVLAAAESLEAMPVVTADLHSALPAILAGVRADRPDARVAYVMTDGGALPAWFSRTLDGLTGHLAGTVTTGQAFGGDLEASTVHTGLLAARHVLRADVTVVAQGPGNLGTGTTWGFSGVALGEAVNAIGVLGGRPVGSLRISDGDGRERHRGVSHHSLTAYGKVALIRADLPVPEGLPAALAASIAPLAERHRIVEVPTGGLDAALRASPVPLSTMGRGLDRDHAYFLAAAAAGRHAAALLGADQ, from the coding sequence ATGGTGCGCTGGCGGTCCGGAACGGTGTCCTCGGTGCGGCGACGCTGGCGCGGCGCCATCGAGCTGGACGTGCTGTGCGACGGCGGCGGCGTGCGCGCGCTGGCCTACCCGGAGCTGGTCGGCTCGCCGGAGCCCGGCGACCGGGTGCTGCTCAACGTCGGCGCGCTGGTGATGGGCCTGGGCACCGGGGGGTACGCGCTGGTCGTCGCGCTGCCCGACCGGTTGCCCGCGGACCCGGCCGACGACGGCACCACCCGCGACGCGGGTCACCTGGTGAAGGCGCGGTACACGCCGCTGCAGCCGATCCTGCTCGGGGTCGACGAGGAGGCCTCCCCGCACCGGGCGGTGCTGGCAGCCGCCGAGTCGCTCGAGGCGATGCCGGTGGTCACCGCCGACCTGCACTCCGCGCTGCCGGCGATCCTGGCCGGGGTCCGCGCGGACCGGCCGGACGCCCGGGTGGCGTACGTGATGACCGACGGCGGCGCGCTGCCCGCGTGGTTCTCCCGGACCCTGGACGGGCTCACCGGGCACCTGGCCGGGACGGTGACGACCGGACAGGCCTTCGGCGGCGACCTGGAGGCGAGCACCGTGCACACCGGGCTGCTGGCCGCCCGGCACGTGCTGCGCGCCGACGTGACCGTCGTCGCGCAGGGCCCGGGCAACCTGGGTACCGGCACCACCTGGGGGTTCTCCGGGGTGGCGCTGGGCGAGGCGGTCAACGCGATCGGTGTGCTCGGCGGGCGGCCGGTCGGGTCGCTGCGGATCTCCGACGGCGACGGGCGGGAACGGCACCGCGGGGTGTCCCATCACAGTCTCACGGCGTACGGGAAAGTCGCCCTGATCCGAGCGGACCTGCCGGTGCCCGAGGGTCTGCCGGCGGCCCTGGCCGCCTCGATCGCGCCGCTCGCCGAGCGGCACCGGATCGTCGAGGTGCCCACCGGCGGCCTGGACGCGGCGCTGCGGGCGTCGCCGGTGCCGCTGTCGACGATGGGCCGCGGGCTGGACCGGGACCACGCGTACTTCCTGGCCGCCGCCGCGGCCGGCCGGCACGCCGCCGCCCTGCTCGGCGCCGATCAGTAG
- a CDS encoding YafY family protein gives MTAPRTPSADRLGRLLNLVPYLLARPGILIAEAADDLGVTAKQLREDLELLWVCGLPGYGPGDLIDMAFDGDRVTISHDAGIDKPLRLNQDEALALVVALRMLAETPGIGSRDAIERALAKIESAAGDLADAPVAVKLPANQEKLAKVRAAVDSGHALRLTYYTAARDETTERVVDPMRMLTVGTFAYLEAWCRRAEATRMFRIDRIDAFTELDEPARPPVEAVPHDVTHGVFQPGPELPLVTLRVGRGGRWITEYYPVEQVQREPGEWLVTMRVTDLVWARRFLVGRADVTVVGPPELVEQIRDAAHEALDQYAAPHSLAADRAPAG, from the coding sequence ATGACCGCCCCGCGCACCCCGTCCGCCGACCGGCTCGGCCGCCTGCTCAACCTGGTGCCCTACCTGCTGGCCCGCCCCGGCATCCTGATCGCCGAGGCCGCCGACGACCTGGGCGTCACCGCCAAGCAGCTGCGCGAGGACCTGGAGCTGCTCTGGGTCTGCGGGCTGCCCGGTTACGGCCCCGGCGACCTGATCGACATGGCGTTCGACGGCGACCGGGTGACGATCAGCCACGACGCCGGCATCGACAAGCCGCTGCGGCTCAATCAGGACGAGGCGCTCGCCCTGGTGGTGGCGCTGCGGATGCTTGCCGAGACACCGGGCATCGGCTCGCGGGACGCGATCGAGCGCGCCCTCGCCAAGATCGAGAGCGCGGCCGGTGACCTGGCGGACGCCCCGGTCGCCGTGAAACTCCCGGCCAACCAGGAGAAGCTCGCCAAGGTCCGGGCCGCGGTCGACTCCGGGCACGCGCTGCGGCTCACCTACTACACGGCGGCCCGCGACGAGACCACCGAGCGGGTCGTCGACCCGATGCGGATGCTGACCGTCGGCACCTTCGCCTACCTGGAGGCCTGGTGCCGCCGGGCCGAGGCGACCCGGATGTTCCGGATCGACCGGATCGACGCGTTCACCGAGCTCGACGAGCCGGCCCGGCCGCCGGTCGAGGCGGTCCCGCACGACGTCACGCACGGCGTCTTCCAGCCCGGCCCGGAGCTGCCCCTGGTCACCCTGCGGGTGGGCCGCGGCGGCCGGTGGATCACCGAGTACTACCCGGTCGAGCAGGTGCAGCGGGAGCCCGGCGAGTGGCTGGTCACGATGCGGGTCACCGACCTGGTCTGGGCCCGCCGCTTCCTGGTCGGCCGCGCCGACGTCACCGTGGTCGGCCCACCCGAGCTGGTCGAGCAGATCCGTGACGCCGCGCACGAGGCCCTCGACCAGTACGCCGCGCCGCACTCACTCGCGGCGGACCGGGCCCCGGCCGGATAG
- a CDS encoding signal peptidase I, protein MAEARAWAWFIASVLARILLGTCAVAVLWSLLPVVFGWTSVVVVSGSMLPKIHSGDVAIAGPISAAKMRPGMAVLVDNPARPGHLLLHRVVRRTADGSLITKGDANATEDSTPVPPSSVRGLPRLLIRWIGLPVYWHGRGEHRKVLATGVAVAVLLAVAMRNEEAADHAAGHRRRPRHRR, encoded by the coding sequence ATGGCGGAAGCCCGTGCCTGGGCCTGGTTCATCGCGAGCGTGCTCGCCCGGATCCTGCTGGGCACCTGCGCGGTGGCGGTGCTCTGGTCGCTGCTGCCCGTCGTCTTCGGCTGGACCAGCGTGGTCGTGGTGTCCGGCTCGATGCTCCCGAAGATCCACTCCGGCGACGTGGCGATCGCCGGCCCGATCAGCGCCGCGAAGATGAGACCCGGCATGGCGGTCCTCGTCGACAACCCCGCCCGCCCCGGGCACCTGCTGCTGCACCGGGTCGTGCGGCGCACCGCCGACGGCAGCCTGATCACCAAGGGCGACGCGAACGCGACCGAGGACTCGACGCCGGTGCCGCCGTCCTCGGTGCGCGGGCTACCCCGGCTTCTGATCCGGTGGATCGGCCTGCCGGTCTACTGGCACGGCCGCGGCGAACACCGCAAAGTGCTGGCCACCGGTGTGGCCGTCGCGGTGCTGCTGGCCGTGGCGATGCGCAACGAGGAGGCCGCGGACCATGCGGCGGGTCACCGGCGGCGCCCGCGGCACCGGCGCTGA
- a CDS encoding YafY family protein, protein MSRTRTERLVNLVICLLSTRRFLTAAQIALTVPGYEHDPSDPRDHEAFQRKFERDKAELRELGVPLETGTASIFDQEPGYRIAQREYALPDILLEPDEAAAVGIAARLWQHAGLAAAASSGLAKLRAAGVEVDPQATLGVEPVVTVDPAFGPLTAAARARRAVQFKYRVPAVDEPSVRRLEPWGVVCWRGRWYVVGHDRDRNAARCFRLSRIVGDVRAVGRPEAFTPPADADLISHVAHSTGPIARTGRATVTVRPGRAAGLRRLASEVTPGPDGDRLTISYGDPDWLASRIAGYGPDARADGPPELRDAVIQQLKELTTRYDRDVPAVAR, encoded by the coding sequence GTGTCGCGCACTCGAACCGAGCGCCTGGTGAACCTGGTGATCTGCCTGCTGTCCACGCGACGGTTCCTGACCGCCGCGCAGATCGCCCTGACCGTGCCCGGTTACGAGCACGACCCCTCGGATCCCCGGGACCACGAAGCCTTCCAGCGCAAGTTCGAGCGGGACAAGGCCGAGTTGCGCGAGCTGGGCGTGCCGCTGGAGACCGGCACCGCGAGCATCTTCGACCAGGAGCCCGGATATCGGATCGCCCAGCGGGAGTACGCGCTGCCCGACATCCTGCTCGAACCCGACGAGGCCGCCGCGGTCGGCATCGCCGCCCGGCTGTGGCAGCACGCCGGGCTGGCCGCCGCCGCCTCGTCCGGCCTGGCCAAGCTGCGTGCCGCCGGGGTCGAGGTGGACCCGCAGGCCACCCTGGGCGTCGAGCCGGTGGTCACGGTCGACCCGGCGTTCGGCCCGCTCACCGCGGCCGCCCGGGCCCGCCGCGCGGTCCAGTTCAAATACCGGGTGCCCGCGGTCGACGAGCCCAGCGTCCGGCGCCTGGAGCCGTGGGGCGTGGTCTGCTGGCGCGGCCGGTGGTACGTGGTGGGCCACGACCGGGACCGCAACGCCGCCCGCTGCTTCCGGCTGTCCCGGATCGTCGGCGACGTGCGCGCCGTCGGCCGCCCGGAGGCCTTCACCCCGCCCGCCGACGCCGACCTGATCAGCCACGTGGCCCACAGCACCGGGCCGATCGCGCGCACCGGCCGCGCCACCGTCACCGTGCGTCCCGGCCGGGCCGCCGGGCTGCGCCGGCTGGCCAGCGAGGTCACTCCCGGTCCGGACGGGGACAGATTGACTATTTCGTACGGCGATCCGGACTGGCTCGCGTCCCGGATCGCGGGGTACGGGCCGGACGCCCGCGCGGACGGCCCGCCGGAGTTGCGGGACGCGGTCATCCAGCAGCTCAAGGAGCTCACCACCCGGTACGACCGGGACGTCCCGGCGGTCGCCCGATGA
- the tatC gene encoding twin-arginine translocase subunit TatC, protein MASLTLRRNKKPSKFEQAADGSMTLIEHVRELRNRLFIASIGIVLGLIVGFVISQWAFDILKAPYCALPSSINDRTGSCEFITLAVTDQLMLRLKISLWLGLVLGAPVWLYQLWAFVAPGLHRHERRWAYLFVALALPLFAAGVIMAYLVIGHSLAFIMKAGVLGQPTKLEVTSYVGFVMNMLMLFGCAFEFPLLLLMLNFTGVVTGKRLLSWWRAVVFLAFAFAAIATPDPGPFGMALLAACISALYFVAVGVAILNDRRKGRGKEIYEGLSDDEISALDEERVPVGASDPISAPTPVDAPTPVEAPRSIERRFDDMT, encoded by the coding sequence ATGGCTTCCCTGACCCTGCGTCGCAACAAGAAGCCGAGCAAGTTCGAGCAGGCCGCCGACGGCTCGATGACGCTCATCGAGCACGTCCGCGAGCTGCGCAACCGGCTGTTCATCGCCTCGATCGGCATCGTTCTCGGCCTGATCGTCGGCTTCGTCATCTCGCAGTGGGCCTTCGACATCCTGAAGGCGCCGTACTGCGCGCTGCCCAGCTCGATCAACGACCGGACCGGCAGCTGTGAGTTCATCACCCTCGCGGTGACCGACCAGCTGATGCTTCGGCTGAAGATCTCACTCTGGCTCGGTCTGGTCCTCGGCGCACCCGTCTGGCTCTACCAGCTGTGGGCCTTCGTCGCCCCCGGTCTGCACCGGCACGAGCGCAGGTGGGCGTACCTGTTCGTCGCGCTGGCCCTGCCGCTGTTCGCCGCCGGCGTCATCATGGCGTACCTCGTGATCGGTCACAGCCTGGCCTTCATCATGAAGGCCGGTGTGCTCGGCCAGCCGACCAAACTCGAAGTCACGTCGTACGTCGGCTTCGTGATGAACATGCTGATGCTGTTCGGTTGTGCCTTCGAGTTCCCGCTCCTGCTGCTGATGCTGAACTTCACCGGCGTGGTCACCGGCAAGCGCCTGCTCAGCTGGTGGCGTGCGGTCGTGTTCCTGGCGTTCGCGTTCGCCGCGATCGCCACGCCCGACCCGGGCCCGTTCGGCATGGCCCTGCTCGCCGCCTGCATCAGCGCGCTGTACTTCGTCGCGGTCGGCGTGGCGATCCTCAACGACAGGCGCAAGGGCCGCGGCAAGGAGATCTACGAAGGCCTCTCCGACGACGAGATCTCCGCTCTCGACGAGGAGCGGGTCCCGGTCGGCGCCTCCGACCCGATCTCCGCCCCGACCCCGGTCGACGCTCCGACACCCGTGGAGGCCCCGCGTTCCATCGAGCGGCGCTTCGACGACATGACGTGA
- a CDS encoding LamG-like jellyroll fold domain-containing protein produces MATWSRRRRVAAVLFAGTLLVAMPLAWRPVAAQYTATTAVPATVAASAGFPGLPQLVTDGGPLFYHRGEESQTGALSSTAVDSSGNGQDGAYANSTNGPSLWWPMDDGPAATRYRDLSGTTDTGKPTGTPMTVTNTTGPTGGAYMLGASTASCCAQATLSSVLSPFRADRDFTVALWVDIGDTAPAAGSRFSAFHMTNSSYRRSDVALLVDNSASCAMAPCWAFTMAKDPNSTTVTGWDTAYGSAAAVNTWTHLTAVFVAATGTMSLYVNGVAPPATATHTVPADAATDRNVGFGRYRTGAGTGNWAGYGGRNTGIGMIIGEARTWRRALSAAEVAELPVRATSRWTFDEATGTTPGYTTASASTGTPSVTGSSTAGVTAGAAAALTTGRTGNALTIATAGVNGYVQGPSAQVTTSGSFSVAAWVRLTDTSADRTIVSQNGVLGTAFTLGYDSTANRWRMRWWPSDAAVVTPKSTVSAAAPVLNQWTHVAGVYEAGKEIRLYVDGRSSGTATPATTAAWPSLGATQIGRRVVGGATAEGWQGQIDDLRVYNGYPVVSTTMRQLVGSVEVEETGGLAGTRPLHANTTAMAFGGSSSGGNGRFAAAVAGPAFTEECLIRVASGETGVIGGFADTDDQLDSTVTDRLMYVDTTGRVRFGVLGAGVPVTVVSAAAVDDGTWHHVLASVGAAGLKLYVDGVKVTGTAVTAAASTTGYWRWGGVAMLPLNGWPSAPSNPYLTGTIDEFAVYDRQLTDQEDLWRVYADYLE; encoded by the coding sequence ATGGCGACGTGGAGCCGGCGCCGGCGGGTGGCCGCGGTCCTGTTCGCCGGCACCCTGCTGGTGGCGATGCCGCTGGCCTGGCGGCCGGTGGCCGCCCAGTACACGGCCACCACCGCGGTCCCGGCCACGGTCGCCGCCTCGGCGGGTTTCCCCGGCCTGCCGCAGCTGGTCACCGACGGCGGGCCGCTGTTCTACCACCGGGGCGAGGAGAGCCAGACCGGCGCGCTCAGCTCGACCGCCGTGGACTCGTCCGGCAACGGCCAGGACGGCGCGTACGCGAACAGCACGAACGGTCCGTCGCTGTGGTGGCCGATGGACGACGGCCCGGCGGCCACAAGGTACCGCGACCTCTCCGGCACCACCGACACCGGCAAGCCCACCGGTACCCCGATGACGGTCACCAACACGACCGGGCCGACCGGCGGCGCGTACATGCTCGGGGCCTCGACCGCGAGCTGTTGTGCCCAGGCGACGCTCTCCTCGGTGCTGTCGCCGTTCCGGGCGGACCGGGACTTCACCGTCGCGCTGTGGGTCGACATCGGCGACACCGCGCCGGCTGCCGGGAGCCGGTTCTCCGCCTTCCACATGACCAACAGCTCCTACCGGCGCAGTGACGTGGCGCTGCTGGTGGACAACAGCGCGTCCTGCGCGATGGCACCGTGCTGGGCGTTCACCATGGCCAAGGATCCGAACAGCACCACGGTGACCGGCTGGGACACCGCCTACGGTTCGGCCGCCGCGGTGAACACCTGGACCCACCTGACCGCGGTCTTCGTCGCCGCGACGGGCACGATGAGCCTGTACGTCAACGGCGTCGCCCCGCCCGCGACCGCCACGCACACCGTCCCGGCCGACGCCGCCACCGACCGGAACGTGGGTTTCGGCCGGTACCGTACCGGCGCCGGTACCGGCAACTGGGCCGGCTACGGCGGCCGGAACACCGGCATCGGCATGATCATCGGCGAGGCGCGCACCTGGCGGCGCGCGCTGAGCGCGGCCGAGGTGGCCGAGCTGCCGGTCCGGGCCACCAGCCGCTGGACCTTCGACGAGGCCACCGGCACGACACCCGGGTACACCACCGCGTCGGCGAGCACCGGCACACCGTCGGTGACCGGCTCGTCGACCGCCGGGGTGACGGCCGGCGCGGCGGCCGCCCTGACGACCGGCCGCACCGGTAACGCGCTGACCATCGCCACGGCCGGCGTGAACGGCTACGTGCAGGGACCCTCGGCGCAGGTGACCACCAGCGGCAGCTTCTCCGTGGCGGCCTGGGTCAGGCTCACCGACACGAGCGCGGACCGCACGATCGTCTCGCAGAACGGGGTGCTCGGCACCGCCTTCACGCTCGGCTACGACAGCACCGCCAACCGCTGGCGGATGCGCTGGTGGCCGAGCGACGCCGCGGTGGTCACGCCGAAGAGCACGGTCAGCGCGGCGGCGCCGGTGCTGAACCAGTGGACCCACGTCGCCGGGGTCTACGAGGCGGGAAAGGAGATCCGGCTGTACGTCGACGGCCGCTCCAGTGGCACCGCCACCCCCGCGACCACGGCCGCCTGGCCGTCCCTCGGGGCGACCCAGATCGGCCGCCGGGTGGTCGGCGGCGCCACCGCCGAGGGCTGGCAGGGTCAGATCGACGACCTGCGCGTCTACAACGGCTACCCGGTGGTGTCCACCACGATGCGGCAGCTGGTCGGCAGCGTCGAGGTCGAGGAGACCGGTGGTCTGGCCGGCACGCGTCCGCTGCACGCGAACACCACCGCGATGGCCTTCGGCGGTTCGTCCAGCGGCGGGAACGGCCGGTTCGCCGCCGCGGTGGCCGGTCCCGCCTTCACCGAGGAGTGCCTGATCCGGGTGGCGAGCGGCGAGACCGGGGTGATCGGCGGGTTCGCCGACACCGACGACCAGCTCGACAGCACCGTGACCGACCGGCTGATGTACGTCGACACCACCGGCAGGGTGCGGTTCGGCGTGCTCGGCGCGGGCGTCCCGGTCACCGTGGTCAGTGCGGCGGCGGTCGACGACGGGACGTGGCACCACGTGCTGGCCAGCGTCGGCGCGGCCGGTCTGAAGCTCTACGTCGACGGCGTCAAGGTGACCGGCACGGCCGTCACCGCGGCCGCCTCCACGACCGGCTACTGGCGCTGGGGCGGGGTGGCGATGCTGCCGCTGAACGGCTGGCCGTCCGCCCCGTCGAATCCCTACCTGACCGGCACGATCGACGAGTTCGCGGTGTACGACCGGCAGCTGACCGATCAGGAGGACCTTTGGCGGGTGTACGCGGACTACCTGGAGTGA
- a CDS encoding cation diffusion facilitator family transporter, producing MTIAPEPETAPTGLPDNEPQAATESVGTVLLALLANLVIAVAKLVAGLLSGSAAMLSEAAHSFADTVTEIFLYVALRRGGKPADEEHPFGYGKESYVWAFIASLFTFVGGAGFSIYHGISTIVSGADAGDYLWSYVVLAISFVAEGSSFLKARRQVREQSRRWNVSPQRFLRLTSDTTVKAVFFEDAAALIGLLLAAAGLALTQLTGSEVWDGSASVLIGALLLVVASVLARTNVSLLVGRAVPRRMHNQIAADLRSIPVVTGVPTLFTMQIGPGDILVAAKVDFDDEVPGRDIEAASDEAERRLRDRYPEIRYVFLDPTRGVPGRDHIDGGLDR from the coding sequence GTGACGATCGCACCCGAGCCCGAGACCGCACCGACCGGTCTGCCCGACAACGAGCCGCAGGCCGCGACCGAAAGCGTCGGGACGGTGCTGCTGGCGCTGCTGGCGAACCTGGTCATCGCGGTCGCCAAGCTGGTCGCCGGGCTGTTGTCCGGCTCGGCGGCGATGCTGTCCGAGGCGGCGCACTCGTTCGCCGACACGGTCACCGAGATCTTCCTCTACGTCGCGCTGCGCCGGGGCGGAAAACCGGCGGACGAGGAACACCCGTTCGGGTACGGCAAGGAGAGCTACGTCTGGGCGTTCATCGCCTCGCTGTTCACCTTCGTGGGCGGTGCCGGCTTCTCCATCTACCACGGGATCAGCACCATCGTCAGCGGCGCGGACGCCGGCGACTACCTGTGGTCGTACGTCGTGCTGGCGATCTCGTTCGTCGCCGAGGGATCCTCGTTCCTGAAGGCCCGCCGCCAGGTGCGCGAGCAGTCCCGCCGGTGGAACGTCAGCCCGCAGCGCTTCCTGCGGCTCACCTCGGACACCACGGTCAAGGCGGTCTTCTTCGAGGACGCGGCGGCCCTGATCGGGCTGCTGCTGGCCGCCGCCGGGCTGGCGCTGACCCAGCTCACCGGCAGTGAGGTGTGGGACGGGTCGGCCTCCGTGCTGATCGGCGCCCTGCTGCTGGTGGTCGCCTCGGTGCTGGCCCGGACCAACGTGTCGCTGCTGGTCGGGCGGGCGGTGCCGCGCCGGATGCACAACCAGATCGCGGCCGATCTGCGGTCCATCCCGGTGGTGACCGGCGTGCCGACGCTGTTCACCATGCAGATCGGGCCGGGCGACATCCTGGTCGCGGCGAAGGTCGACTTCGACGACGAGGTGCCGGGCCGGGACATCGAGGCCGCCTCGGACGAGGCCGAACGCCGGCTGCGCGACCGCTATCCGGAGATCCGGTACGTCTTCCTGGACCCCACCCGCGGCGTTCCGGGACGCGACCACATCGACGGTGGCCTGGACCGATAG
- the tatA gene encoding Sec-independent protein translocase subunit TatA, producing the protein MGALKPWHLILLVVVLVLLFGAKRLPDAARSLGRSLRIMKAETKGLIDENNNDNLAEKADAQYSRQPLQGDVQGGYPQQGYQQQPPPGYQQPQPGYQQPQPGYQPHPQPGFQQPQQPPAQPFVDPVQRTNDR; encoded by the coding sequence ATGGGCGCCCTCAAGCCATGGCACCTCATCTTGCTCGTCGTCGTCCTCGTGCTGCTCTTCGGCGCGAAGCGGCTGCCGGACGCGGCGCGCTCCCTCGGGCGCTCGCTGCGGATCATGAAGGCGGAGACCAAGGGTCTCATCGACGAGAACAACAACGACAACCTGGCGGAGAAGGCCGACGCGCAGTACTCGCGCCAGCCGCTGCAGGGTGACGTGCAGGGCGGCTACCCGCAGCAGGGTTACCAGCAGCAGCCCCCGCCGGGCTACCAGCAGCCCCAGCCGGGTTACCAGCAGCCGCAGCCGGGTTACCAGCCGCACCCGCAGCCGGGCTTCCAGCAGCCGCAGCAGCCGCCGGCCCAGCCGTTCGTCGACCCGGTGCAGCGCACCAACGACCGCTGA
- a CDS encoding diacylglycerol kinase family protein translates to MTSDFIAVLANARAGRGRHRGLLPGVLQALGGAGHAVRLLDADSGAGAERACHQAVAEGAVALVAVGGDGTVHRALQAVAGGGPRVGESAPPGAQSWGSANFGAAAAGAVDSGLVAAGAAARRVGFGVVAAGTGNDFAGAVGVPGNPIEAAREISAALEAGRAQSIDAVLTADAVGRQRWFCAVLAAGFDALVNERANRMAWPRGPRRYDLAIVLELARLRARAYTLELDGETLHRDAEIVAVGNTASYGGGMRIVPAADPSDGLLDVIWAGGLGRGGLSRLTPRLRQGTHVTDPRVHQRRARHVRVAAEGIVGYADGERLGPLPLDMKLVPGAIRLLR, encoded by the coding sequence GTGACGAGCGACTTCATCGCGGTGCTGGCGAACGCCCGGGCGGGGCGGGGTCGGCACCGCGGTCTGCTTCCGGGGGTGTTGCAGGCGCTCGGCGGCGCGGGGCATGCCGTGCGACTGCTGGATGCGGACAGCGGGGCCGGCGCGGAACGGGCCTGTCATCAGGCGGTGGCCGAGGGCGCGGTGGCGCTGGTCGCGGTGGGCGGGGACGGGACCGTGCACCGGGCGCTCCAGGCCGTGGCGGGTGGTGGGCCGCGAGTGGGGGAGTCGGCGCCGCCCGGCGCGCAGTCCTGGGGATCCGCGAATTTCGGGGCGGCTGCTGCGGGGGCCGTGGATTCCGGGCTGGTTGCCGCGGGGGCCGCGGCGCGGCGGGTGGGGTTCGGAGTGGTCGCGGCGGGCACCGGGAACGACTTCGCGGGTGCCGTCGGCGTACCGGGCAATCCGATCGAAGCCGCGCGGGAGATATCCGCGGCCCTGGAAGCGGGCCGTGCGCAGTCGATCGATGCGGTGCTGACGGCGGATGCCGTCGGGCGGCAGCGGTGGTTCTGCGCCGTGCTGGCGGCCGGGTTCGATGCGCTGGTGAACGAGCGGGCCAACCGGATGGCCTGGCCGCGCGGGCCCCGACGGTACGACCTGGCGATCGTGCTGGAGCTGGCGCGGCTCCGGGCCCGGGCCTACACGCTGGAGCTGGACGGCGAGACCCTGCATCGGGACGCGGAGATCGTGGCGGTGGGGAACACGGCGAGCTACGGGGGCGGGATGCGGATCGTGCCGGCGGCCGACCCGTCGGACGGGCTGCTCGACGTGATCTGGGCCGGTGGACTCGGGCGGGGTGGGCTCAGCCGGCTCACACCGCGGCTGCGGCAGGGGACGCACGTCACCGATCCGCGGGTGCATCAGCGGCGGGCCCGGCACGTGCGGGTGGCCGCCGAAGGGATCGTCGGATACGCCGACGGGGA